The Methanofervidicoccus sp. A16 genome has a segment encoding these proteins:
- a CDS encoding HD domain-containing protein, which translates to MSGDKIIRDPIYYDIHIRDSEISIIDTPEFQRLRNIKQTGLTYMVYPSATHTRFEHSIGAMHIAGEVSKGLEGVDCNLIRIAALLHDIGHPPFSHSLEIRGYNHEYYTRKIVKKMEIENYSPKEVIDVLQYKGPEGSLIGGDIDIDRIDYLLRDSYHTGVAYGSIDYNRLIRCIVLFEDNKPKLGILEKGVVAGESLLIARYQMYSSVYMHPTSRISETMLKNAVIHGIEEGLFDVKDLSRMDDIDLISTLRNSEGEGNKLIKMLDRRKLFKNVLTVKYSELSPYEKWILINLREEEIRYIEEELSEKFGTTVFLDIPPYPKISEHRITVLAGERRYRLDEISPLAKNLKWAYMKSWDVRLYGPPDRYKELREKIDSTQLKEILLQFRDRYMESPILDILRKEDRIRGRGKLLSIVKGRGLSESEILNELQKLIFSGLIREEVVKVRGIYRYDYSALEG; encoded by the coding sequence ATGAGTGGAGACAAAATTATTCGGGATCCTATTTACTACGATATACATATCAGAGATAGCGAAATATCTATAATAGACACTCCAGAGTTTCAAAGACTGAGGAATATAAAGCAGACAGGCCTTACCTATATGGTTTATCCCAGTGCAACCCATACCCGTTTTGAACACTCCATAGGTGCCATGCATATTGCTGGAGAGGTATCGAAAGGCTTAGAAGGGGTGGATTGTAATCTCATAAGGATAGCAGCATTACTTCACGATATAGGTCATCCTCCCTTTTCCCACTCTCTAGAGATTAGGGGCTACAACCATGAATATTATACCAGGAAGATAGTAAAGAAAATGGAGATCGAAAATTACTCTCCAAAGGAGGTTATAGATGTACTACAGTATAAGGGACCTGAGGGATCCTTAATAGGTGGGGATATAGATATAGATAGAATAGACTACCTCCTAAGGGATAGTTATCACACTGGAGTGGCGTACGGGTCTATAGACTACAATAGATTAATAAGGTGCATTGTACTATTTGAGGACAACAAACCTAAGTTAGGTATATTAGAGAAGGGAGTAGTTGCAGGTGAATCCCTTCTTATCGCTAGATATCAGATGTACTCCTCTGTATATATGCATCCAACTTCCAGGATCTCTGAAACTATGTTAAAGAATGCTGTCATCCACGGGATAGAAGAGGGACTATTTGATGTGAAAGATCTCTCAAGGATGGACGATATAGACTTAATAAGTACACTGAGAAACTCCGAGGGGGAGGGTAATAAACTAATTAAAATGCTTGACAGAAGGAAGTTATTTAAGAATGTGCTTACAGTTAAATACAGCGAACTGTCTCCCTATGAGAAGTGGATACTGATAAACCTAAGGGAAGAGGAGATCAGATATATAGAGGAAGAACTCTCAGAAAAATTTGGTACAACTGTATTTCTAGATATACCTCCTTATCCCAAGATAAGTGAGCACCGTATTACAGTACTTGCAGGTGAGAGAAGATACAGATTAGATGAGATATCGCCCCTTGCAAAGAATTTAAAATGGGCCTATATGAAATCCTGGGATGTTAGGTTGTACGGTCCTCCAGATAGATATAAGGAGTTGAGGGAAAAGATAGATAGTACCCAGTTGAAAGAAATACTCCTACAATTCAGAGATAGGTATATGGAGAGTCCCATCTTAGATATTCTGAGGAAAGAGGATAGAATAAGAGGTAGAGGAAAACTGTTAAGTATTGTAAAGGGGAGGGGTTTATCAGAGTCGGAGATTTTAAATGAACTACAAAAGTTGATATTCTCAGGTTTAATAAGGGAAGAAGTTGTAAAGGTTAGGGGAATATATAGGTATGACTACTCTGCATTGGAGGGCTAA
- a CDS encoding AAA family ATPase, translating to MMLKSLTLENFRSHKYTHLSFNKGITTIIGPNGSGKSSIFEAISFALYGTSSYKIEELIRRGAGKFRVELTFELDGTIYKVVRSRSKRFSGENINKLYINGSPDARTSREVNKKIEEILGIDHDVFLNAIYIKQGEIDSLINITPAERKKIVGEILGIDRYEKVWKEMRNAISKFENKLEYIKGQLLRREGVEKDIEEIKEEISNREIELRRLEDEHREIEVIYLEKRKILEEYNKKEEIYRELNDRIRDIENNIATLENERDILKGDLRSIRDLMEVLRDRGENYRRYCEIEEELRKVSSEIDRYREYYHRYNTLLGVKRELEKNIEDISRKIEEEGVEGILVEDVEKKIENIERRLRELEEIWEKLSELESLNSRLEEIERYREELERCREGYLEYKEIEKKLEELGVKVVELEKLRVKRKNIESTIKKLEREIPELERELLPLKEIEEKIKEEEELRGKLNEYREKFQLLNSDITERKTKIKELKEVIEKLSKVGNKCPLCQSDIDDSKKESLLSRYREDLKRIEKELEGLYREQGNCRKEIKNLERLLEEISSLKNKYGRLKEKERNLQEKYQELDRYSKELQSVNSEIEKYIDVEEEMKRLIEKKERLEKTYRRYLSSEDYLKKVNREELLRRKEELLKIVGDYSKERVNKEREILKGELNRWRDIKGWIVDKEEKERRLNEVLNEIENIRKYVDYYEDLERKKTSLEREIERYREDYEKYKNALAVLENYSKRYNVDVSKLIETLEKKIKEIEEELSTLRDKREEYIREIESLRYDKEHHYRIKEEVEKIYNNLVSIEKKIGECNARLEALRENLQNLLKELEDLKEKEKEKEKLERYIKYLEDIRENVFSKDGFQQYLRKRYIPLIQRYTNEIFSEFELPYHHIQIKDDYDILVDDFSVKSLSGGEQIAVSLALRLGIAKALCGNLQFIVLDEPTAFLDEDRRKKLLNIFKSIKTISQIFIISHHQELEQIADNIIYVTKIGGISKVKLPDNSGEY from the coding sequence ATGATGTTAAAGAGTTTAACTTTGGAGAATTTCAGAAGTCATAAATACACACATTTATCTTTTAACAAAGGCATCACAACGATAATAGGTCCTAATGGGAGTGGAAAGTCCTCTATATTCGAGGCTATAAGTTTTGCACTCTATGGAACCTCAAGTTATAAAATAGAGGAGTTGATAAGGAGGGGAGCAGGGAAATTTAGAGTGGAACTTACATTTGAGTTGGATGGTACTATCTATAAGGTAGTTAGAAGTAGGAGTAAGAGGTTCTCTGGAGAGAATATAAACAAGTTATATATAAATGGTAGCCCTGATGCAAGGACTAGTAGGGAAGTTAATAAGAAAATAGAGGAGATCTTAGGTATAGATCATGACGTATTCCTAAATGCCATCTATATAAAACAGGGAGAGATTGACAGTCTTATAAACATCACACCTGCTGAGAGAAAGAAGATTGTTGGGGAGATCTTAGGTATAGATAGGTATGAGAAGGTTTGGAAGGAGATGAGAAATGCTATAAGTAAGTTTGAAAATAAGTTAGAGTATATAAAGGGGCAACTTTTGAGGAGGGAGGGTGTAGAAAAGGATATTGAGGAGATAAAAGAGGAAATAAGTAATAGAGAGATAGAATTGAGAAGGTTAGAAGATGAGCATAGGGAGATAGAGGTTATCTATCTAGAGAAGAGAAAGATCTTAGAGGAGTACAATAAAAAGGAGGAGATTTATAGGGAATTAAACGATAGGATTAGAGATATTGAGAATAATATAGCAACACTTGAAAATGAGAGGGATATCTTAAAGGGAGATCTTAGGAGCATCAGGGATCTTATGGAGGTACTTAGAGATAGAGGGGAAAACTACAGGAGATACTGTGAAATTGAGGAAGAGTTGAGAAAAGTATCTTCTGAGATAGATAGATACAGGGAGTACTATCACCGCTACAATACACTTCTGGGAGTAAAGAGGGAGTTAGAAAAGAACATAGAGGATATTAGTAGGAAAATAGAGGAGGAAGGAGTTGAAGGTATCCTGGTAGAGGATGTAGAGAAGAAGATTGAAAATATAGAGAGGAGATTGAGAGAGTTGGAGGAAATATGGGAAAAACTCTCTGAGTTGGAAAGTTTGAACAGTAGGTTAGAGGAGATAGAGAGATATAGAGAGGAGTTGGAGAGGTGTAGAGAGGGGTATTTGGAGTATAAGGAGATCGAGAAAAAATTAGAGGAGTTGGGAGTTAAAGTTGTAGAACTTGAGAAGTTGAGGGTGAAGAGAAAAAATATAGAAAGTACGATAAAGAAATTGGAAAGGGAAATCCCAGAGTTAGAGAGGGAGTTATTACCTTTAAAGGAGATAGAAGAGAAGATAAAAGAAGAAGAGGAGTTGAGAGGGAAATTAAATGAATACAGAGAAAAGTTCCAACTGTTAAATAGTGATATAACAGAGAGGAAAACTAAGATAAAGGAGTTAAAGGAGGTTATAGAGAAACTTAGTAAGGTAGGTAATAAATGTCCTCTCTGTCAGTCCGATATCGACGACTCTAAGAAGGAGAGTCTTTTAAGTAGATATAGGGAAGATCTTAAAAGGATAGAGAAAGAGTTGGAGGGACTTTACAGGGAACAGGGGAACTGTAGGAAGGAGATTAAGAATTTAGAGAGGTTATTAGAGGAGATAAGTAGTTTAAAGAACAAATACGGAAGGTTGAAGGAGAAGGAGAGAAACCTCCAGGAAAAATACCAGGAATTGGATAGGTACAGTAAGGAACTTCAGAGTGTAAATAGTGAGATAGAGAAGTATATAGATGTAGAAGAGGAAATGAAAAGGTTAATTGAAAAGAAAGAAAGGTTAGAGAAGACATATAGGAGGTATCTATCCTCCGAGGACTATCTGAAAAAAGTAAATAGGGAGGAACTACTAAGGAGGAAAGAGGAACTTTTAAAGATTGTAGGAGATTACAGTAAAGAGAGGGTAAATAAGGAGAGGGAGATTCTTAAAGGTGAGTTAAATAGATGGAGGGATATTAAGGGATGGATAGTAGATAAGGAGGAAAAGGAGAGGAGGTTAAATGAAGTTCTTAACGAGATAGAAAATATAAGAAAATACGTTGATTATTATGAGGATTTAGAGAGAAAGAAAACATCCTTAGAGAGGGAGATAGAAAGGTACAGAGAGGACTATGAGAAATATAAGAATGCCCTTGCAGTGTTGGAGAACTACTCAAAGAGGTATAACGTAGATGTCTCCAAACTGATAGAAACATTGGAGAAGAAGATTAAAGAGATAGAAGAGGAATTATCAACTCTGAGGGATAAAAGGGAGGAGTATATAAGAGAGATAGAATCTCTAAGATACGATAAGGAGCATCACTATAGAATAAAGGAAGAAGTTGAAAAGATATATAACAATTTAGTCTCGATAGAGAAGAAAATAGGGGAATGTAACGCCCGCTTAGAGGCCCTCAGGGAGAATCTACAAAATCTCCTAAAAGAGTTAGAAGATTTAAAGGAAAAGGAGAAGGAAAAAGAGAAGTTAGAGAGGTATATAAAATATCTGGAAGATATCAGAGAGAATGTATTCTCTAAGGACGGATTTCAACAGTATCTTAGAAAGAGATACATACCGCTTATACAGAGGTACACAAACGAGATATTCAGTGAGTTTGAACTACCTTACCATCACATCCAGATAAAGGATGATTACGATATCCTAGTAGACGATTTCTCTGTAAAGAGTTTAAGTGGAGGGGAACAGATAGCAGTCTCATTGGCACTACGTTTAGGTATTGCAAAGGCTCTCTGTGGCAATTTGCAGTTTATCGTATTAGATGAGCCCACCGCCTTCTTAGACGAGGATAGACGTAAGAAACTGTTAAATATATTCAAAAGTATAAAAACTATCTCCCAGATATTTATAATATCTCACCACCAGGAGTTGGAGCAGATAGCAGACAACATTATCTACGTCACTAAGATAGGAGGTATCTCTAAGGTCAAACTTCCAGATAATAGTGGAGAGTATTAG
- the spcS gene encoding O-phosphoseryl-tRNA(Sec) selenium transferase: MFRMNVSGLIPKNMEDRGLLILKDNLKYIEDILDHRKIPKEGLPEDQIRLLLKFLSLMDTDKDPKVIRVGEREGRCASKIQEELVSGFCHGIGRSGNLIDPQPKAPGASAMYNLTNSILTSFLRNLGLKVHGIGLPVATGLSLSLCLNAVRRMYNSNVVIYPYAAHKSPIKGIYLAGFRMRLVETKLYGDALKVDVEDIEDAIVHEIEAGNNPCVLSTLTFFPPREGDDIEEIGKICEEYNIPHIVNGAYALQSRYYIERLRKAFKYRVDAVVSSSDKNLLTPIGGGIVYSKDRDFLREISLSYPGRACATPVVNILISLLSLGMRRYLDLMEEQRKCRDLLEELLNRLVEKTGGKVLNINNPISLSVTVDSDPVEIAGKLYNLRVTGPRGVRSTDKFGTCYLNKYPYDYIVINAAIGVKSEDIITVVEKLEDLLLKGQ; encoded by the coding sequence ATGTTCCGAATGAATGTAAGTGGACTAATCCCTAAGAATATGGAAGATAGAGGATTGTTAATATTGAAGGACAACCTTAAGTATATCGAGGACATCTTAGATCATCGAAAGATCCCAAAAGAAGGACTACCTGAAGACCAGATAAGATTACTTTTAAAATTTCTCTCACTTATGGACACCGACAAGGATCCAAAGGTTATAAGGGTTGGGGAGAGGGAAGGTAGATGCGCCTCGAAGATCCAGGAGGAGTTGGTCTCTGGATTCTGCCATGGAATAGGTAGAAGTGGTAATCTTATAGATCCTCAGCCTAAGGCACCAGGTGCAAGTGCAATGTACAACTTAACTAACAGTATATTAACAAGTTTCCTAAGGAATCTTGGTTTAAAGGTTCATGGAATAGGGCTACCAGTGGCGACGGGACTCTCCCTCTCCCTCTGTCTAAATGCTGTAAGAAGGATGTATAACTCCAACGTGGTAATATATCCCTACGCCGCCCATAAGAGCCCAATAAAGGGGATTTACCTTGCAGGGTTTAGGATGAGGTTGGTGGAGACTAAACTTTACGGGGATGCCCTTAAGGTGGATGTAGAAGATATCGAGGATGCTATAGTACATGAGATAGAGGCAGGCAACAATCCCTGTGTATTGAGTACCTTAACATTTTTTCCACCGAGAGAGGGTGACGATATAGAAGAGATAGGAAAGATCTGTGAGGAGTACAACATACCTCATATTGTAAACGGCGCCTATGCACTTCAGAGTAGGTACTACATAGAGAGATTAAGAAAGGCATTTAAGTATCGTGTAGATGCTGTAGTAAGTTCATCAGATAAGAACCTACTAACTCCTATAGGTGGAGGTATTGTATATTCAAAGGATAGGGATTTTTTAAGGGAGATATCTCTCAGTTATCCAGGTAGGGCCTGTGCAACTCCTGTTGTAAATATACTCATCTCTCTACTATCCTTAGGAATGAGAAGGTATCTAGACTTGATGGAGGAGCAGAGAAAATGTAGAGATCTCCTAGAAGAACTCTTAAATAGACTAGTTGAAAAAACAGGGGGTAAAGTTTTAAATATCAATAACCCCATATCCCTCTCTGTAACCGTCGATTCAGATCCTGTTGAGATTGCAGGAAAACTTTACAATTTAAGAGTCACTGGTCCAAGGGGTGTAAGATCCACAGACAAGTTTGGTACCTGTTATTTGAATAAATATCCCTACGATTACATTGTTATAAATGCCGCTATTGGTGTGAAATCTGAGGATATAATCACCGTAGTTGAAAAATTAGAAGACCTCTTATTGAAAGGACAGTAG
- a CDS encoding PIN domain-containing protein, with product MILVVPDTNFLIYSAKHGINIDYELERLFNIYKVVILRCVREELEKLRDRLRGKERYSVSLLLSLIRRYDEENEDIPGRYTDEIIVNYALRCRDEGKKVVVCTNDKELKGKLLDIGIPVVVVKQKKYFELQGYI from the coding sequence GTGATCCTAGTGGTGCCTGACACCAACTTCTTAATATACAGTGCCAAGCATGGTATAAACATAGACTACGAGTTAGAGAGGTTGTTTAACATCTATAAGGTGGTAATACTAAGGTGTGTAAGGGAGGAGTTGGAGAAACTTAGGGATAGGTTAAGGGGTAAGGAGAGGTACTCTGTATCACTTCTCTTGTCTCTTATCAGGAGATATGATGAGGAAAATGAGGATATTCCTGGGAGATACACCGACGAGATAATAGTGAACTACGCCTTAAGATGTAGGGATGAAGGAAAAAAGGTTGTGGTATGTACAAACGACAAGGAGTTGAAGGGAAAACTCCTTGATATAGGTATCCCTGTGGTAGTTGTTAAACAGAAGAAGTACTTTGAACTACAAGGGTATATATAA
- a CDS encoding bifunctional N(6)-L-threonylcarbamoyladenine synthase/serine/threonine protein kinase — MIVLGLEGTAEKTGVGVIDSEGNILFNKTVMYKPPVQGINPREAADHHAETFPKLIKEAFEHVPKEEIDLVAFSQGPGLGPSLRVTATAARTLALSLKKPIIGVNHCIAHVEIGKLVTDAEDPLTLYVSGGNTQILAYVGGRYRIFGETLDIAIGNCLDQFARNCDLPHPGGPYVEKLAKEGSKLLDLPYTIKGMDITFSGLLTAAIKRYEQGERLEDVCFSLQEVAFSMLTEITERALAHTDKGEVMLVGGVAVNNRLREMLRDMCEEQGVDFYVPRRDLCGDNGVMIAYLGLLMYLSGRRMSIEETKPIPNYRSDTVEVTWIDEEEYSRGGKRRRIPEHLIGKGAEADIRRTSYLGWECVVKERIKKRYRLEELDRTIRLRRTVREGRFLYLIKDYGILSPYIFDVDKKNYTLTMSYIPGNLAKDEIERGNWDCCYNIGIIVGKLHERDIVHNDLTTSNFIVVKEGDIDDSREVVESYKDDRVYSSCTQGTLEGVKDSENDLKIDRELLEKNKVYIIDFGLGKFSSMLEDKAIDLIVLKKSIMSTHYRVFNEVWNRILEGYKVYREWKRVVDYMGEVEKRRRYC; from the coding sequence ATGATAGTTCTAGGACTGGAGGGTACCGCTGAAAAAACTGGAGTGGGGGTTATAGATTCAGAGGGTAATATACTCTTCAACAAAACTGTAATGTATAAGCCACCTGTACAGGGCATAAATCCAAGGGAAGCTGCAGATCACCATGCAGAAACCTTTCCAAAGTTGATTAAGGAGGCATTTGAGCATGTACCTAAGGAGGAGATAGATCTAGTGGCATTCTCCCAGGGACCAGGATTAGGCCCAAGTCTAAGGGTTACTGCAACTGCTGCAAGGACCTTGGCACTTTCACTGAAGAAACCTATAATAGGTGTCAACCACTGTATAGCACATGTTGAGATTGGAAAGTTGGTGACAGATGCTGAAGATCCCTTAACACTCTATGTAAGTGGTGGAAATACCCAGATACTGGCATACGTTGGAGGTAGGTATAGGATATTTGGGGAAACCTTGGATATTGCCATAGGTAACTGTCTCGATCAGTTTGCAAGGAATTGTGATCTTCCACATCCAGGGGGACCCTACGTGGAGAAACTTGCCAAGGAAGGTAGTAAGTTGTTGGATCTGCCCTATACTATCAAAGGGATGGATATAACATTTTCAGGGCTACTAACTGCGGCTATAAAGAGATATGAACAGGGGGAGAGACTGGAAGATGTATGTTTCTCCCTTCAGGAGGTGGCATTTTCCATGCTAACGGAGATCACAGAGAGGGCGCTGGCACATACAGATAAGGGGGAGGTAATGCTAGTAGGAGGGGTGGCAGTAAATAACAGACTTAGAGAGATGTTAAGGGATATGTGTGAGGAGCAGGGGGTGGATTTCTACGTACCTAGGAGGGATCTCTGTGGTGATAACGGGGTAATGATAGCCTACCTGGGACTGTTGATGTACCTCAGTGGTAGGAGGATGTCCATAGAGGAGACAAAACCTATTCCTAACTACAGAAGTGATACTGTAGAGGTAACCTGGATAGATGAGGAGGAGTACAGTAGGGGGGGAAAGAGAAGAAGAATACCAGAGCATCTCATAGGAAAAGGGGCAGAGGCTGATATAAGGAGGACCTCCTATCTAGGTTGGGAGTGTGTTGTAAAGGAGAGGATTAAAAAGAGATATAGGTTGGAGGAGTTAGATAGAACTATAAGGTTGAGGAGGACTGTAAGGGAGGGGAGATTCTTATATCTCATTAAAGATTACGGTATATTATCTCCCTATATATTTGATGTAGATAAGAAGAATTATACCTTAACTATGAGTTATATCCCTGGAAACCTTGCAAAGGATGAGATAGAGAGGGGCAATTGGGACTGTTGCTATAACATTGGTATTATAGTTGGAAAACTTCACGAGAGAGATATAGTACATAACGACCTTACAACCTCTAACTTTATAGTTGTAAAGGAGGGTGATATAGATGACAGTAGGGAAGTTGTTGAGAGTTATAAAGACGATAGGGTTTATAGTAGTTGTACTCAAGGGACTCTGGAAGGTGTTAAGGACAGTGAGAACGATCTTAAAATTGATAGGGAACTTCTCGAAAAGAATAAGGTCTATATTATAGACTTTGGGTTGGGCAAGTTTTCAAGTATGTTGGAGGATAAGGCTATCGATCTTATAGTTTTGAAGAAGTCTATTATGAGTACTCATTACAGGGTGTTTAATGAGGTGTGGAATAGGATATTAGAGGGTTATAAGGTGTATAGGGAGTGGAAGAGGGTAGTTGATTATATGGGCGAGGTAGAGAAGAGAAGGAGATATTGTTAA
- the minD gene encoding cell division ATPase MinD yields MAISIAIASGKGGTGKTTIAANLAVALAKFRKDVIVLDADIAMANLELVLGVEGKGKTLNDVLAGRASIEEAIYEGPAGVKVVPAGISLDAFRKARPEKLEEVLRKLHEMAEIIIIDCPAGIGKEALTAISAAEHLILVVNPEISSISDALKVIAIARKLDTNVLGAIINRTMKEDSELSSKAIATILEVPVLGVVPEDPNVRKCAACNIIYKSDSIKDRVR; encoded by the coding sequence ATGGCAATATCTATTGCTATAGCGTCAGGTAAAGGTGGTACAGGTAAAACTACTATTGCAGCAAATTTAGCTGTGGCATTAGCTAAATTTAGAAAGGATGTTATAGTGTTAGATGCAGACATTGCAATGGCTAATTTAGAGTTGGTATTGGGAGTTGAGGGAAAGGGTAAAACATTAAATGACGTTCTTGCAGGAAGGGCCAGTATAGAGGAGGCAATATATGAAGGACCAGCAGGGGTAAAGGTTGTACCTGCAGGTATATCTTTAGATGCATTTAGAAAGGCACGACCAGAGAAATTAGAGGAGGTACTAAGGAAACTACATGAAATGGCTGAGATTATTATCATAGATTGTCCTGCGGGGATTGGAAAGGAGGCGTTAACGGCGATATCTGCTGCAGAACATCTAATACTGGTAGTTAATCCAGAGATATCCTCTATCTCCGATGCATTGAAGGTTATAGCCATTGCCAGAAAATTAGATACGAATGTATTGGGCGCTATAATAAACAGAACTATGAAAGAAGATTCAGAACTAAGTTCAAAGGCTATAGCAACTATTTTAGAGGTCCCAGTATTGGGAGTAGTTCCTGAAGATCCCAACGTAAGGAAATGTGCTGCATGTAATATTATTTATAAAAGTGATTCAATTAAAGATAGAGTTAGATAA
- the dph5 gene encoding diphthine synthase codes for MLILAGLGLYDEKDMTLKTLEYAKKADKIYAEFYTAVLTGTTLDKIEEVLGKKIILLSREDVEYRGNKLIEESRDKVVMFLTAGDPMVATTHIDLVIEAKKRGIDVRVINAPSIYSAVGITGLQIYKFGRTASIVFPEPNYFPETPYNIIRDNLKMGLHTLCLLDIQTDKNRFMSANEGLKILLELEDRKRENILSRDTKVVVLARAGSLKPKIVYGKIGDLIDYDFGPPLHSIIIPGKLHFMEEEALKYLCENIP; via the coding sequence ATGCTGATACTTGCAGGTTTGGGACTTTACGACGAGAAAGATATGACTCTAAAAACCCTAGAATACGCCAAGAAGGCAGATAAGATATATGCAGAGTTTTACACTGCTGTTTTAACTGGTACAACTTTAGATAAAATAGAGGAAGTCCTTGGAAAAAAGATAATACTCCTAAGTAGAGAGGATGTAGAGTATAGAGGAAATAAACTAATTGAGGAGAGTAGGGATAAAGTAGTTATGTTCCTAACAGCGGGAGATCCTATGGTGGCTACGACCCATATAGATCTTGTTATAGAGGCTAAAAAGAGAGGTATAGATGTAAGGGTTATTAACGCCCCTTCTATATACTCTGCAGTAGGAATTACAGGATTACAGATATACAAATTTGGAAGAACTGCCTCAATAGTTTTCCCTGAACCTAACTACTTTCCAGAGACTCCTTACAACATAATAAGGGACAACCTGAAGATGGGATTACATACACTCTGTCTCCTAGATATTCAAACTGATAAAAATAGATTTATGAGTGCCAACGAGGGCCTTAAGATCCTACTTGAGTTAGAGGATAGAAAAAGGGAGAATATTTTAAGTAGGGATACTAAGGTTGTAGTACTTGCCAGGGCAGGGAGTTTAAAACCAAAAATTGTATACGGTAAGATCGGGGATCTTATTGATTACGACTTTGGACCTCCCCTTCACTCTATTATCATACCTGGAAAGTTGCACTTTATGGAGGAGGAGGCCTTAAAGTATCTATGTGAAAATATCCCATAA
- a CDS encoding M42 family metallopeptidase, whose translation MGVLEYLKELSMADGISGREDNIRSIMERELKKYCEEVFTDRFGNLIGRMGNKGPKLMLAAHMDEIGLMVKYIDDKGFLKFVKIGGINDQMLLNQKVVVHTRDGKRIIGVLGSKPPHKMKEEERNKMIKSEDMFIDIGAKDREDAKKMGVDIGDWITLKSEFDILGNNRVTCKAFDDRVGCAILLEVARRLKEEDLKCQVYFVGTVQEEVGLKGARTSAFKINPDVAIALDVTICGDHPGIRMEDAPVELGKGPVACIVDGAGRGLIAHRDVLRMIEDISKRYNIPVQYEVGEGGTTDGTAIHLTREGVPTGVISVPARYIHTPVEVIDLSDLENTVNLIVKCIGEIDKYF comes from the coding sequence ATGGGAGTGTTGGAATATCTTAAAGAGTTATCCATGGCAGATGGTATCTCCGGTAGGGAGGATAATATAAGGAGTATAATGGAGAGGGAACTTAAAAAGTACTGTGAGGAGGTATTCACAGATAGATTTGGAAACCTCATAGGTAGGATGGGAAATAAAGGACCTAAACTTATGTTAGCCGCCCATATGGATGAGATCGGTTTAATGGTAAAGTACATAGATGATAAGGGATTCCTGAAGTTTGTAAAAATTGGAGGTATTAACGATCAGATGCTTCTAAATCAGAAGGTTGTAGTCCATACAAGGGATGGTAAAAGGATTATTGGAGTCTTAGGTTCAAAGCCACCTCACAAGATGAAGGAGGAGGAAAGAAACAAGATGATAAAATCTGAAGATATGTTCATAGACATTGGGGCAAAGGATAGAGAGGATGCGAAGAAGATGGGGGTGGATATTGGAGACTGGATAACCTTAAAATCAGAGTTTGACATCCTTGGAAACAATAGGGTAACATGTAAAGCTTTCGACGACAGGGTTGGTTGTGCTATCCTTTTAGAGGTTGCCAGGAGGTTAAAAGAAGAGGATCTAAAGTGTCAGGTGTACTTCGTAGGTACAGTTCAGGAGGAGGTAGGATTAAAGGGTGCTAGAACCTCTGCCTTCAAGATAAACCCAGATGTGGCAATTGCATTAGATGTAACCATCTGTGGAGATCACCCAGGGATCAGGATGGAGGATGCTCCTGTAGAGTTAGGAAAGGGCCCTGTTGCCTGTATAGTAGATGGTGCTGGAAGGGGGCTTATTGCTCACAGAGATGTATTAAGGATGATAGAGGATATCTCTAAAAGGTACAACATTCCAGTACAGTACGAGGTTGGAGAGGGAGGTACAACAGATGGGACTGCAATACACCTTACAAGGGAGGGAGTACCTACAGGAGTGATCTCTGTACCTGCTAGATATATCCATACTCCAGTTGAGGTTATAGATCTATCTGATTTAGAGAATACTGTTAATTTGATAGTTAAGTGTATTGGGGAGATTGATAAGTACTTCTAA